The following proteins come from a genomic window of Populus alba chromosome 12, ASM523922v2, whole genome shotgun sequence:
- the LOC118030222 gene encoding pumilio homolog 6, chloroplastic isoform X3, with translation MATESPLRMPSHKEPATFAPPTPNMAVEELGFPRKGQRFYGSGRDTVPNRSGSAPPNMEGSFLAINNLIFHQNSNLNPRLGRSNDALQEFDSEKQSYVSYYGTGANPNTSPIPTENQLAEHHAVKFGTNWGLTPIDDSSNSSLHLSQGVLSTHKEELEDDHSPKQPVESLVNTTNGFWSGEAAASLAGQSKSLVDLIQEDFPRTPSPVYNQSRSLSSGMTDEPADHDIVSSSLPDPTVSTSNAVPSILGTKTVGLPLNADPLVAPVSSSLSRNRTGTIQPKPPRSKGFLNTADVNVIEPGMKDLNISSLQNPKEQTNQEQWQHSYQSHVQQHQVHQQPNNLFQVQSAKSQIGHQGVNSAYIDVDEALHGPSKFSAEVQPVLQSSGFTPPLYATAGYMTSPNPFYPNLQAPGLCAPQYGTGGYALNSNVIPPYVAGYPPHGTVPMVFDGSVSQNFNAGMSGASSGGGIAHGADVQHYNKFFGQLGYAVQPSFTDPVYMQYYQQPYGLAYNASSQFDPLASGGGVIGRQNNAPDSKKGSEVAAGLEDQKLLHQRGGASNLNQGRGQMMNLPYFGNSPNMGILQYPTSPLASPVFPGSPVGGTGNSGGRNELRFSPGSGRYAAVHSGWRGQRGSESFNDPKIYNFLEELKSGKGRRFELSDILGNIIEFSADQHGSRFIQQKLENCNAEEKASVFKEVLPYASKLMTDVFGNYVIQKFFEYGSTEQRKELAIQLTGQILHLSLQMYGCRVIQKLRHKNEPPVVLVLATKFQVLVKILKELWINLSI, from the exons ATGGCAACGGAAAGTCCACTTAGAATGCCCTCGCACAAGGAGCCAGCAACCTTTGCACCACCAACTCCTAATATGGCAGTGGAGGAGTTGGGATTTCCTAGAAAGGGTCAAAGATTCTATGGAAGTGGGAGAGACACAGTCCCTAATCGAAGTGGAAGTGCACCCCCAAATATGGAAGGCTCCTTTTTGGCCATAAACAACCTCATTTTCCACCAAAATTCCAACCTTAATCCTAGGTTGGGGCGTTCAAATGATGCTCTTCAAGAGTTTGACTCAGAGAAGCAGTCATATGTATCTTATTATGGTACTGGTGCCAACCCAAACACCTCACCCATCCCAACGGAGAATCAACTTGCAGAACACCATGCTGTTAAGTTTGGTACTAATTGGGGATTGACTCCAATAGATGACAGCAGTAACAGTTCCTTGCATTTGTCGCAAGGAGTACTTTCTACACACAAGGAAGAGTTGGAGGATGATCACTCACCCAAGCAGCCTGTGGAAAGTTTAGTCAACACAACAAATGGGTTTTGGTCTGGTGAGGCTGCTGCTTCATTGGCAGGCCAATCCAAAAGCTTGGTTGATTTAATTCAG GAGGATTTCCCTCGCACTCCATCTCCTGTATATAACCAGTCTCGCTCCTTAAGCTCTGGAATGACAGATGAACCAGCTGATCATGATATTGTTTCTAGTTCCTTGCCTGACCCCACTGTTAGCACATCCAATGCTGTTCCATCAATTCTAGGTACAAAAACTGTGGGGCTACCTTTGAATGCTGATCCCCTAGTTGCTCCTGTTTCAAGCTCATTGTCTCGTAATCGTACAGGAACCATACAACCCAAACCACCTCGTAGCAAAGGATTTTTAAATACAGCAGACGTCAACGTTATTGAACCTGGAATGAAGGATCTTAATATATCTAGCCTTCAGAATCCCAAGGAGCAAACAAATCAAGAGCAGTGGCAACACAGCTACCAAAGCCATGTGCAGCAACACCAAGTCCACCAACAGCCGAACAATTTATTTCAAGTTCAAAGTGCCAAGTCTCAAATAGGTCATCAGGGAGTAAATTCTGCATACATTGATGTGGACGAAGCTCTCCATGGCCCATCAAAGTTCTCAGCAGAGGTGCAGCCGGTATTGCAGTCATCTGGGTTCACACCTCCTCTTTATGCAACAGCTGGCTACATGACTTCACCAAATCCATTTTACCCAAATCTACAGGCTCCAGGATTATGTGCTCCACAATATGGCACAGGGGGTTATGCTCTGAATTCAAATGTTATTCCTCCGTATGTTGCTGGATACCCCCCTCATGGTACAGTTCCAATGGTTTTTGATGGCTCTGTTAGTCAAAACTTTAATGCCGGAATGTCTGGGGCTTCAAGCGGGGGAGGCATTGCCCACGGAGCTGATGTGCAACACTATAACAAGTTCTTTGGGCAGCTTGGGTATGCAGTTCAACCTTCATTTACTGATCCTGTATATATGCAATACTATCAACAGCCTTATGGACTGGCATATAATGCATCTAGTCAATTTGATCCATTGGCATCTGGAGGTGGTGTTATTGGGAGACAAAACAATGCTCCTGACTCAAAGAAAGGATCTGAGGTTGCTGCTGGCTTGGAGGATCAGAAATTGCTTCATCAGAGAGGTGGAGCAAGTAATCTGAATCAAGGTAGAGGGCAGATGATGAATCTTCCCTATTTTGGAAATTCTCCAAACATGGGTATATTGCAGTACCCCACATCACCACTTGCTAGCCCTGTTTTTCCAGGATCCCCAGTGGGGGGAACTGGTAATTCTGGAGGGAGAAATGAATTGAGGTTCTCACCAGGCAGTGGAAGATATGCGGCTGTACATTCTGGATGGCGAGGTCAAAGAGGATCAGAGAGTTTTAATGAccctaaaatatataattttcttgagGAGTTGAAATCTGGCAAAGGCCGCAGATTTGAGTTGTCTGATATTTTAGGGAACATTATTGAATTTAG TGCTGATCAACATGGTAGCCGATTTATTCAGCAGAAGTTAGAGAATTGCAATGCTGAAGAGAAGGCATCTGTATTTAAAGAAGTTCTTCCTTATGCTTCCAAATTAATGACTGATGTTTTTGGCAACTATGTTATTCAGAAA TTTTTTGAGTATGGAAGCACTGAGCAGAGGAAGGAACTTGCTATTCAGCTTACTGGTCAGATTTTACATCTAAGTTTGCAGATGTATGGCTGTCGGGTAATCCAAAAG CTGCGGCACAAAAATGAGCCTCCTGTGGTTCTGGTCCTTGCCACAAAATTCCAAGTGTTGGTGAAAATCTTAAAAGAGTTGTGGATCAATCTGAGTATCTGA
- the LOC118030223 gene encoding mitochondrial import inner membrane translocase subunit TIM17-2, with protein sequence MGTPETSREPCPDRIIDDIGGAFGMGAVGGSAFHFIKGVYNSPTGTRLIGGTQAVRMNAPRVGGSFAVWGGLFSAFDCSMVYLRQKEDPWNSIIAGAATGGFLSMRQGLGASGRSALFGGVLLALIEGAGIMLNKVMSAQQDMPIMIEDPVPSMAGGHGSPMGQPHAHAQEGASASGTNSGSWFGGWFGGGKKESEANTNGSNTEILESFDAPPVPNFEYK encoded by the coding sequence ATGGGAACACCCGAAACTTCTCGTGAGCCGTGTCCAGATCGTATTATCGATGATATCGGCGGCGCTTTCGGAATGGGAGCCGTCGGTGGCTCAGCTTTCCACTTCATCAAAGGAGTCTACAACTCTCCAACAGGCACGCGGCTTATCGGCGGAACTCAAGCAGTTCGCATGAACGCTCCGCGTGTTGGCGGTAGCTTTGCCGTCTGGGGCGGCCTCTTCTCTGCCTTCGACTGCTCAATGGTTTACCTCCGCCAGAAGGAAGATCCATGGAACTCGATCATCGCTGGCGCCGCCACCGGTGGCTTCCTCTCCATGCGGCAAGGGCTTGGCGCATCGGGTCGGTCGGCTCTTTTTGGTGGCGTGTTACTGGCTTTGATTGAAGGAGCTGGAATTATGCTCAATAAGGTAATGAGTGCTCAACAGGACATGCCTATTATGATTGAAGATCCTGTTCCTTCTATGGCTGGTGGGCATGGTTCTCCTATGGGCCAGCCCCACGCCCATGCCCAAGAGGGTGCATCTGCAAGTGGGACGAATTCGGGTTCGTGGTTTGGTGGGTGGTTCGGTGGAGGGAAGAAGGAATCAGAGGCTAATACAAACGGAAGCAATACTGAGATTTTAGAGAGCTTTGATGCACCACCAGTGCCAAATTTTGAGTACAAGTGA
- the LOC118030222 gene encoding pumilio homolog 6, chloroplastic isoform X1: MATESPLRMPSHKEPATFAPPTPNMAVEELGFPRKGQRFYGSGRDTVPNRSGSAPPNMEGSFLAINNLIFHQNSNLNPRLGRSNDALQEFDSEKQSYVSYYGTGANPNTSPIPTENQLAEHHAVKFGTNWGLTPIDDSSNSSLHLSQGVLSTHKEELEDDHSPKQPVESLVNTTNGFWSGEAAASLAGQSKSLVDLIQEDFPRTPSPVYNQSRSLSSGMTDEPADHDIVSSSLPDPTVSTSNAVPSILGTKTVGLPLNADPLVAPVSSSLSRNRTGTIQPKPPRSKGFLNTADVNVIEPGMKDLNISSLQNPKEQTNQEQWQHSYQSHVQQHQVHQQPNNLFQVQSAKSQIGHQGVNSAYIDVDEALHGPSKFSAEVQPVLQSSGFTPPLYATAGYMTSPNPFYPNLQAPGLCAPQYGTGGYALNSNVIPPYVAGYPPHGTVPMVFDGSVSQNFNAGMSGASSGGGIAHGADVQHYNKFFGQLGYAVQPSFTDPVYMQYYQQPYGLAYNASSQFDPLASGGGVIGRQNNAPDSKKGSEVAAGLEDQKLLHQRGGASNLNQGRGQMMNLPYFGNSPNMGILQYPTSPLASPVFPGSPVGGTGNSGGRNELRFSPGSGRYAAVHSGWRGQRGSESFNDPKIYNFLEELKSGKGRRFELSDILGNIIEFSADQHGSRFIQQKLENCNAEEKASVFKEVLPYASKLMTDVFGNYVIQKFFEYGSTEQRKELAIQLTGQILHLSLQMYGCRVIQKALDVIELDQKAQLVRELDGHVMKCVRDQNGNHVIQKCIESVPAEKIGFIISAFRGEVATLSMHPYGCRVIQRVLERCADELQCQFIVDEILDSVCILAQDQYGNYVTQHVLERGKPHERCQIISKLSGHIVTLSQHKFASNVVEKCLEYGGTTEREIIIQEILGQNEGNDNLLIMMKDQYANYVVQKILDTCTDIQRAMLLNRIRTHVHALKKYTYGKHIVARFEQQFGEEGQTS; this comes from the exons ATGGCAACGGAAAGTCCACTTAGAATGCCCTCGCACAAGGAGCCAGCAACCTTTGCACCACCAACTCCTAATATGGCAGTGGAGGAGTTGGGATTTCCTAGAAAGGGTCAAAGATTCTATGGAAGTGGGAGAGACACAGTCCCTAATCGAAGTGGAAGTGCACCCCCAAATATGGAAGGCTCCTTTTTGGCCATAAACAACCTCATTTTCCACCAAAATTCCAACCTTAATCCTAGGTTGGGGCGTTCAAATGATGCTCTTCAAGAGTTTGACTCAGAGAAGCAGTCATATGTATCTTATTATGGTACTGGTGCCAACCCAAACACCTCACCCATCCCAACGGAGAATCAACTTGCAGAACACCATGCTGTTAAGTTTGGTACTAATTGGGGATTGACTCCAATAGATGACAGCAGTAACAGTTCCTTGCATTTGTCGCAAGGAGTACTTTCTACACACAAGGAAGAGTTGGAGGATGATCACTCACCCAAGCAGCCTGTGGAAAGTTTAGTCAACACAACAAATGGGTTTTGGTCTGGTGAGGCTGCTGCTTCATTGGCAGGCCAATCCAAAAGCTTGGTTGATTTAATTCAG GAGGATTTCCCTCGCACTCCATCTCCTGTATATAACCAGTCTCGCTCCTTAAGCTCTGGAATGACAGATGAACCAGCTGATCATGATATTGTTTCTAGTTCCTTGCCTGACCCCACTGTTAGCACATCCAATGCTGTTCCATCAATTCTAGGTACAAAAACTGTGGGGCTACCTTTGAATGCTGATCCCCTAGTTGCTCCTGTTTCAAGCTCATTGTCTCGTAATCGTACAGGAACCATACAACCCAAACCACCTCGTAGCAAAGGATTTTTAAATACAGCAGACGTCAACGTTATTGAACCTGGAATGAAGGATCTTAATATATCTAGCCTTCAGAATCCCAAGGAGCAAACAAATCAAGAGCAGTGGCAACACAGCTACCAAAGCCATGTGCAGCAACACCAAGTCCACCAACAGCCGAACAATTTATTTCAAGTTCAAAGTGCCAAGTCTCAAATAGGTCATCAGGGAGTAAATTCTGCATACATTGATGTGGACGAAGCTCTCCATGGCCCATCAAAGTTCTCAGCAGAGGTGCAGCCGGTATTGCAGTCATCTGGGTTCACACCTCCTCTTTATGCAACAGCTGGCTACATGACTTCACCAAATCCATTTTACCCAAATCTACAGGCTCCAGGATTATGTGCTCCACAATATGGCACAGGGGGTTATGCTCTGAATTCAAATGTTATTCCTCCGTATGTTGCTGGATACCCCCCTCATGGTACAGTTCCAATGGTTTTTGATGGCTCTGTTAGTCAAAACTTTAATGCCGGAATGTCTGGGGCTTCAAGCGGGGGAGGCATTGCCCACGGAGCTGATGTGCAACACTATAACAAGTTCTTTGGGCAGCTTGGGTATGCAGTTCAACCTTCATTTACTGATCCTGTATATATGCAATACTATCAACAGCCTTATGGACTGGCATATAATGCATCTAGTCAATTTGATCCATTGGCATCTGGAGGTGGTGTTATTGGGAGACAAAACAATGCTCCTGACTCAAAGAAAGGATCTGAGGTTGCTGCTGGCTTGGAGGATCAGAAATTGCTTCATCAGAGAGGTGGAGCAAGTAATCTGAATCAAGGTAGAGGGCAGATGATGAATCTTCCCTATTTTGGAAATTCTCCAAACATGGGTATATTGCAGTACCCCACATCACCACTTGCTAGCCCTGTTTTTCCAGGATCCCCAGTGGGGGGAACTGGTAATTCTGGAGGGAGAAATGAATTGAGGTTCTCACCAGGCAGTGGAAGATATGCGGCTGTACATTCTGGATGGCGAGGTCAAAGAGGATCAGAGAGTTTTAATGAccctaaaatatataattttcttgagGAGTTGAAATCTGGCAAAGGCCGCAGATTTGAGTTGTCTGATATTTTAGGGAACATTATTGAATTTAG TGCTGATCAACATGGTAGCCGATTTATTCAGCAGAAGTTAGAGAATTGCAATGCTGAAGAGAAGGCATCTGTATTTAAAGAAGTTCTTCCTTATGCTTCCAAATTAATGACTGATGTTTTTGGCAACTATGTTATTCAGAAA TTTTTTGAGTATGGAAGCACTGAGCAGAGGAAGGAACTTGCTATTCAGCTTACTGGTCAGATTTTACATCTAAGTTTGCAGATGTATGGCTGTCGGGTAATCCAAAAG GCACTTGATGTGATTGAACTTGATCAAAAAGCACAGCTTGTTCGTGAATTGGATGGACATGTTATGAAGTGTGTACGTGATCAGAATGGTAATCATGTCATACAGAAGTGCATTGAGAGTGTTCCAGCAGAAAAAATTGGATTTATAATCTCTGCCTTCCGTGGTGAAGTTGCAACACTTTCCATGCATCCTTATGGTTGCCGTGTCATACAG AGAGTTCTAGAGCGTTGTGCGGATGAGCTGCAATGTCAGTTCATAGTGGATGAGATCTTGGACTCTGTATGCATTCTTGCGCAAGACCAGTATGGAAATTATGTTACTCAG CATGTATTGGAGAGGGGAAAACCTCATGAAAGATGCCAAATTATTAGCAAATTGTCGGGGCATATTGTTACACTCAGCCAGCATAAGTTTGCGTCCAATGTTGTTGAGAAATGTTTGGAGTATGGTGGTACCACTGAGCGGGAAATAATAATTCAGGAGATTCTTGGACAAAATGAAGGAAACGATAATCTATTG ATAATGATGAAGGACCAATATGCAAATTATGTGGTCCAGAAGATTCTTGACACTTGTACTGATATCCAGCGGGCAATGTTGCTTAATCGCATAAGAACACATGTGCATGCTCTGAAGAAATATACTTATGGGAAGCACATTGTTGCTAGGTTTGAACAGCAATTTGGAGAAG AGGGACAAACATCATGA
- the LOC140954365 gene encoding uncharacterized protein, protein MLPFACIVTSSSQKGVLIRLWVMGFQIGKKRERFDLHIGKFNSSHNAARIKCENLMNEKQSIMSLLSKQTVKSQSDYRTRLNASIECACFLLHQGLPIRGHDEYITQAAAEEITNVIIKDLGELLFSILIDESRDISIKEQMAVVIRYVDNNGHIIERFLGIQHVSDTTVSSLKAAIEALFSKHGLSISRLCGQVYDGSSNMRGEFNGLKALILNNNPSAYYVHCFVHRLQLTLVAITKKHNEVGDVFNFISSIINIVGASCKRMEVIREKQYARIIEGLENKEISSGRGLNQETSLRRYGDTR, encoded by the exons ATGTTGCCTTTTGCTTGTATTGTTACCTCTTCAAGTCAAAAGGGGGTGTTGATTCGTTTGTGGGTGATGGGTtttcaaattggaaaaaaaagggaaagatttGATCTTCATATTGGAAAGTTTAATAGTAGTCACAATGCAGCTCGGATAAAATGTGAgaatttgatgaatgaaaaacaaagtatcATGTCTTTGTTGTCTAAGCAGACAGTAAAGAGTCAAAGTGATTATCGAACTCGATTGAATGCTTCAATAGAGTGTGCTTGTTTTTTGTTGCACCAAGGACTTCCAATTCGTGGCCATGATGAAT ACATTACTCAAGCTGCTGCAGAGGAGATTACAAATGTGATTATCAAAGATCTAGGTgagttattattttcaattttaattgatgagTCACGTGACATATCAATCAAGGAACAAATGGCAGTTGTTATACGATATGTAGACAACAATGGACATATAATTGAACGTTTTCTTGGCATTCAACATGTGTCAGATACAACTGTTAGTTCACTCAAGGCAGCTATTGAAGCTTTGTTTTCTAAACATGGGCTAAGTATATCAAGATTGTGTGGTCAAGTATATGATGGATCTAGTAACATGCGAGGTGAATTCAATGGCTTGAAAGCACTTATTCTAAATAACAATCCAAGtgcatattatgtacattgTTTTGTTCATAGACTTCAATTGACTCTTGTGGCTATTACAAAGAAGCATAATGAAGTTGGAGatgtctttaattttatttctagcaTTATAAACATAGTTGGAGCATCATGTAAAAGGATGGAGGtgattagagaaaaacaatatgcTAGAATTATTGAAGGACTTGAAAATAAGGAAATTTCTAGTGGACGAGGCTTGAATCAAGAAACTTCTCTTAGAAGGTATGGTGATACTCGTTAG
- the LOC118030222 gene encoding pumilio homolog 6, chloroplastic isoform X2 → MATESPLRMPSHKEPATFAPPTPNMAVEELGFPRKGQRFYGSGRDTVPNRSGSAPPNMEGSFLAINNLIFHQNSNLNPRLGRSNDALQEFDSEKQSYVSYYGTGANPNTSPIPTENQLAEHHAVKFGTNWGLTPIDDSSNSSLHLSQGVLSTHKEELEDDHSPKQPVESLVNTTNGFWSGEAAASLAGQSKSLVDLIQEDFPRTPSPVYNQSRSLSSGMTDEPADHDIVSSSLPDPTVSTSNAVPSILGTIQPKPPRSKGFLNTADVNVIEPGMKDLNISSLQNPKEQTNQEQWQHSYQSHVQQHQVHQQPNNLFQVQSAKSQIGHQGVNSAYIDVDEALHGPSKFSAEVQPVLQSSGFTPPLYATAGYMTSPNPFYPNLQAPGLCAPQYGTGGYALNSNVIPPYVAGYPPHGTVPMVFDGSVSQNFNAGMSGASSGGGIAHGADVQHYNKFFGQLGYAVQPSFTDPVYMQYYQQPYGLAYNASSQFDPLASGGGVIGRQNNAPDSKKGSEVAAGLEDQKLLHQRGGASNLNQGRGQMMNLPYFGNSPNMGILQYPTSPLASPVFPGSPVGGTGNSGGRNELRFSPGSGRYAAVHSGWRGQRGSESFNDPKIYNFLEELKSGKGRRFELSDILGNIIEFSADQHGSRFIQQKLENCNAEEKASVFKEVLPYASKLMTDVFGNYVIQKFFEYGSTEQRKELAIQLTGQILHLSLQMYGCRVIQKALDVIELDQKAQLVRELDGHVMKCVRDQNGNHVIQKCIESVPAEKIGFIISAFRGEVATLSMHPYGCRVIQRVLERCADELQCQFIVDEILDSVCILAQDQYGNYVTQHVLERGKPHERCQIISKLSGHIVTLSQHKFASNVVEKCLEYGGTTEREIIIQEILGQNEGNDNLLIMMKDQYANYVVQKILDTCTDIQRAMLLNRIRTHVHALKKYTYGKHIVARFEQQFGEEGQTS, encoded by the exons ATGGCAACGGAAAGTCCACTTAGAATGCCCTCGCACAAGGAGCCAGCAACCTTTGCACCACCAACTCCTAATATGGCAGTGGAGGAGTTGGGATTTCCTAGAAAGGGTCAAAGATTCTATGGAAGTGGGAGAGACACAGTCCCTAATCGAAGTGGAAGTGCACCCCCAAATATGGAAGGCTCCTTTTTGGCCATAAACAACCTCATTTTCCACCAAAATTCCAACCTTAATCCTAGGTTGGGGCGTTCAAATGATGCTCTTCAAGAGTTTGACTCAGAGAAGCAGTCATATGTATCTTATTATGGTACTGGTGCCAACCCAAACACCTCACCCATCCCAACGGAGAATCAACTTGCAGAACACCATGCTGTTAAGTTTGGTACTAATTGGGGATTGACTCCAATAGATGACAGCAGTAACAGTTCCTTGCATTTGTCGCAAGGAGTACTTTCTACACACAAGGAAGAGTTGGAGGATGATCACTCACCCAAGCAGCCTGTGGAAAGTTTAGTCAACACAACAAATGGGTTTTGGTCTGGTGAGGCTGCTGCTTCATTGGCAGGCCAATCCAAAAGCTTGGTTGATTTAATTCAG GAGGATTTCCCTCGCACTCCATCTCCTGTATATAACCAGTCTCGCTCCTTAAGCTCTGGAATGACAGATGAACCAGCTGATCATGATATTGTTTCTAGTTCCTTGCCTGACCCCACTGTTAGCACATCCAATGCTGTTCCATCAATTCTAG GAACCATACAACCCAAACCACCTCGTAGCAAAGGATTTTTAAATACAGCAGACGTCAACGTTATTGAACCTGGAATGAAGGATCTTAATATATCTAGCCTTCAGAATCCCAAGGAGCAAACAAATCAAGAGCAGTGGCAACACAGCTACCAAAGCCATGTGCAGCAACACCAAGTCCACCAACAGCCGAACAATTTATTTCAAGTTCAAAGTGCCAAGTCTCAAATAGGTCATCAGGGAGTAAATTCTGCATACATTGATGTGGACGAAGCTCTCCATGGCCCATCAAAGTTCTCAGCAGAGGTGCAGCCGGTATTGCAGTCATCTGGGTTCACACCTCCTCTTTATGCAACAGCTGGCTACATGACTTCACCAAATCCATTTTACCCAAATCTACAGGCTCCAGGATTATGTGCTCCACAATATGGCACAGGGGGTTATGCTCTGAATTCAAATGTTATTCCTCCGTATGTTGCTGGATACCCCCCTCATGGTACAGTTCCAATGGTTTTTGATGGCTCTGTTAGTCAAAACTTTAATGCCGGAATGTCTGGGGCTTCAAGCGGGGGAGGCATTGCCCACGGAGCTGATGTGCAACACTATAACAAGTTCTTTGGGCAGCTTGGGTATGCAGTTCAACCTTCATTTACTGATCCTGTATATATGCAATACTATCAACAGCCTTATGGACTGGCATATAATGCATCTAGTCAATTTGATCCATTGGCATCTGGAGGTGGTGTTATTGGGAGACAAAACAATGCTCCTGACTCAAAGAAAGGATCTGAGGTTGCTGCTGGCTTGGAGGATCAGAAATTGCTTCATCAGAGAGGTGGAGCAAGTAATCTGAATCAAGGTAGAGGGCAGATGATGAATCTTCCCTATTTTGGAAATTCTCCAAACATGGGTATATTGCAGTACCCCACATCACCACTTGCTAGCCCTGTTTTTCCAGGATCCCCAGTGGGGGGAACTGGTAATTCTGGAGGGAGAAATGAATTGAGGTTCTCACCAGGCAGTGGAAGATATGCGGCTGTACATTCTGGATGGCGAGGTCAAAGAGGATCAGAGAGTTTTAATGAccctaaaatatataattttcttgagGAGTTGAAATCTGGCAAAGGCCGCAGATTTGAGTTGTCTGATATTTTAGGGAACATTATTGAATTTAG TGCTGATCAACATGGTAGCCGATTTATTCAGCAGAAGTTAGAGAATTGCAATGCTGAAGAGAAGGCATCTGTATTTAAAGAAGTTCTTCCTTATGCTTCCAAATTAATGACTGATGTTTTTGGCAACTATGTTATTCAGAAA TTTTTTGAGTATGGAAGCACTGAGCAGAGGAAGGAACTTGCTATTCAGCTTACTGGTCAGATTTTACATCTAAGTTTGCAGATGTATGGCTGTCGGGTAATCCAAAAG GCACTTGATGTGATTGAACTTGATCAAAAAGCACAGCTTGTTCGTGAATTGGATGGACATGTTATGAAGTGTGTACGTGATCAGAATGGTAATCATGTCATACAGAAGTGCATTGAGAGTGTTCCAGCAGAAAAAATTGGATTTATAATCTCTGCCTTCCGTGGTGAAGTTGCAACACTTTCCATGCATCCTTATGGTTGCCGTGTCATACAG AGAGTTCTAGAGCGTTGTGCGGATGAGCTGCAATGTCAGTTCATAGTGGATGAGATCTTGGACTCTGTATGCATTCTTGCGCAAGACCAGTATGGAAATTATGTTACTCAG CATGTATTGGAGAGGGGAAAACCTCATGAAAGATGCCAAATTATTAGCAAATTGTCGGGGCATATTGTTACACTCAGCCAGCATAAGTTTGCGTCCAATGTTGTTGAGAAATGTTTGGAGTATGGTGGTACCACTGAGCGGGAAATAATAATTCAGGAGATTCTTGGACAAAATGAAGGAAACGATAATCTATTG ATAATGATGAAGGACCAATATGCAAATTATGTGGTCCAGAAGATTCTTGACACTTGTACTGATATCCAGCGGGCAATGTTGCTTAATCGCATAAGAACACATGTGCATGCTCTGAAGAAATATACTTATGGGAAGCACATTGTTGCTAGGTTTGAACAGCAATTTGGAGAAG AGGGACAAACATCATGA